A single Vicugna pacos chromosome 15, VicPac4, whole genome shotgun sequence DNA region contains:
- the LOC116280057 gene encoding olfactory receptor 14A16-like, with the protein MAEKVTNVTSITEFLLMGLPDDQVLQTLYVTFFFLIYLAALMGNLLTVTLSSTDQHLQSPMYFFLKNLALIDICYISIIVPKSIVNSLTKSHSISFLGCASQIFLFIFFAGTEYALLIVMSYDRYVAICQPLYYEAIMNRGTCWQMVTAAWSSGCVYGSIHVAGTFSVRFCGPYVVHHFYCDVPSQLTLACPGEHTLEYAFVIASCTLASVCFLFLTAFYICIFSAALRIPAAQGRFKPFSTCVPHLTVVTLFLFSGIVTYLGTGYRSASSLNLFMSVLHTMVPPSLNPLIYSLRNKVVKAALGKILLLKCYQKHKYPAVLKPPGRHTK; encoded by the coding sequence ATGGCTGAGAAAGTAACAAATGTGACCAGCATAACGGAATTTTTGCTCATGGGACTCCCTGACGACCAGGTGCTACAAACATTGTATGTTACATTCTTCTTCCTGATTTACCTGGCAGCACTGATGGGCAACCTCCTTACTGTCACCCTCAGCTCCACTGACCAGCATCTCCAGTCCCCCATGTATTTCTTCCTAAAAAATTTGGCTTTGATTGATATCTGCTATATCTCCATCATTGTGCCCAAATCCATCGTAAACTCTCTGACCAAAAGCCATTCCATCTCTTTCCTGGGATGTGCCtcccaaatttttctttttatttttttcgcTGGCACAGAGTACGCCCTCCTCATAGTCATGTCCTATGACCGCTATGTTGCCATCTGTCAGCCTCTGTACTATGAGGCCATCATGAATAGAGGCACCTGTTGGCAGATGGTGACGGCGGCATGGTCCAGTGGGTGTGTCTATGGATCCATTCACGTGGCAGGTACGTTCTCTGTCCGCTTCTGTGGGCCCTACGTAGTGCATCACTTCTATTGTGATGTCCCGTCGCAGCTCACACTTGCTTGCCCTGGAGAGCACACCTTGGAATATGCATTTGTGATTGCTAGCTGTACTTTGGCCTCTGTCTGCTTCCTTTTCCTGACTGCCTTTTACATCTGTATTTTCTCAGCTGCCCTGAGAATTCCAGCAGCACAAGGCAGGTTCAAACCTTTCTCTACCTGCGTGCCACACCTCACTGTGGTGaccttgtttctcttttctggtaTTGTCACTTACTTGGGGACTGGCTATAGATCGGCATCATCACTAAATCTTTTCATGTCTGTGTTACACACTATGGTACCGCCCAGCCTGAACCCTCTCATCTATAGTCTGAGGAACAAGGTTGTGAAGGCAGCCCTAGGCAAAATACTGCTGTTAAAATGTTACCAAAAACATAAATACCCTGCTGTCCTTAAGCCACCTGGCAGGCACACTAAATAA